The following coding sequences lie in one Mycobacterium sp. DL440 genomic window:
- a CDS encoding NAD(P)/FAD-dependent oxidoreductase, with the protein MTQTTAAPLTRLSPQERVDAWLADFEAALADRDIERVVAKFATDSFWRDLVAFTWNLKTVEGRDGIAYMLFSCLHDTDPSGFRTTEPPTEDFDGEHVVTSAFIEFETAAGSGKGHLRLRDELGWTLLTTLQELKGHEERKGANRPLGATHGSDPDTRSWSEKRLDEELTLGYSQQPYTLVIGGGQGGIALGARLRQLGVPAIVVDQHERPGDQWRKRYKSLCLHDPVWYDHLPYLPFPANWPVFAPKDKVGDWLEFYTRVMEVPYWSSTTCLSAVYDEDEQRWTVEVNRNGEAVTLRPVQLVLATGMSGKPSIPTLPGQDVFRGERHHSSHHPGPDRYVGKRVVVIGANNSAHDICKALYENDVDVTMIQRSSTHIVKSDSLMELGLGDLYSERAVAAGMTTEKADLTFASLPYAIMADFQRPIYDAIRQRDKDFYARLEAAGFDLDFGDDNSGLFMKYLRRGSGYYIDVGACELVADGSIKLAHGEVDRLTEDSVILADGTELPADVVVYATGFGSMNGWAADLISQEVADRIGKVWGLGSGTTKDPGPWEGEQRNMWKPTQQPNLWLHGGNLHQSRHYSLYLALQLKARYEGLATPVYGLQEVHHLS; encoded by the coding sequence ATGACACAGACCACCGCCGCACCGCTGACCAGACTGTCGCCGCAGGAACGGGTCGACGCCTGGCTGGCCGATTTCGAGGCCGCACTGGCTGACCGGGACATCGAACGCGTCGTCGCGAAGTTCGCCACCGACAGCTTCTGGCGGGATCTGGTCGCGTTCACCTGGAACCTCAAGACTGTCGAGGGCCGCGACGGCATCGCCTACATGCTCTTCTCGTGTCTGCACGACACCGATCCGTCCGGCTTTCGAACCACCGAACCGCCGACCGAGGACTTCGACGGCGAGCACGTCGTCACCTCGGCATTCATCGAGTTCGAGACCGCGGCGGGCAGCGGCAAGGGACACCTGCGGCTCCGTGACGAGCTGGGCTGGACCCTGCTGACCACACTGCAGGAGCTCAAGGGTCACGAGGAACGCAAGGGCGCGAACCGGCCGTTGGGCGCAACGCACGGCTCAGATCCCGACACCCGATCGTGGTCCGAGAAGCGTCTCGACGAGGAACTGACCCTGGGCTACTCCCAACAGCCCTACACCCTGGTGATCGGTGGCGGACAGGGCGGCATCGCCCTCGGCGCCCGGCTGCGACAACTAGGGGTGCCGGCCATCGTCGTCGACCAACACGAACGACCCGGCGACCAGTGGCGCAAACGCTACAAGTCGCTGTGCCTGCACGATCCGGTCTGGTACGACCACCTGCCGTACCTGCCGTTCCCGGCGAACTGGCCGGTGTTCGCACCGAAGGACAAGGTCGGCGACTGGCTGGAGTTCTACACCCGGGTCATGGAAGTGCCCTACTGGAGCTCGACGACCTGTCTGTCCGCGGTCTATGACGAAGACGAACAGCGGTGGACCGTCGAGGTGAACCGCAATGGCGAGGCGGTGACACTGCGGCCGGTGCAGCTGGTGCTGGCGACGGGCATGTCGGGCAAGCCCAGCATCCCCACGCTGCCGGGCCAGGACGTGTTCCGTGGCGAGCGGCACCATTCGAGCCATCACCCGGGTCCGGACCGCTACGTGGGCAAGCGCGTCGTCGTGATCGGCGCCAACAATTCCGCGCATGACATCTGTAAGGCGTTGTACGAGAACGACGTCGACGTCACGATGATCCAGCGATCCTCAACACACATCGTGAAGTCGGACTCCCTGATGGAGCTGGGCCTGGGCGACCTGTACTCGGAACGCGCGGTGGCCGCCGGAATGACCACCGAGAAGGCCGATCTGACCTTCGCGTCCCTGCCGTACGCCATCATGGCCGACTTTCAACGGCCCATCTACGACGCAATCCGCCAGCGCGACAAGGACTTCTACGCGCGGCTGGAAGCCGCCGGATTCGACCTGGACTTCGGCGACGACAATTCCGGCCTGTTCATGAAATACCTGCGCCGCGGCTCGGGCTACTACATCGACGTCGGTGCCTGTGAGCTGGTCGCCGATGGCAGCATCAAGCTCGCGCACGGTGAGGTCGACCGGCTGACGGAGGACTCGGTGATCCTCGCCGACGGCACCGAATTACCCGCCGATGTGGTGGTGTACGCCACCGGGTTCGGCTCGATGAACGGCTGGGCAGCAGATTTGATCAGCCAGGAAGTCGCCGACCGGATCGGCAAGGTGTGGGGCCTGGGCTCGGGAACCACCAAGGACCCCGGCCCGTGGGAGGGCGAACAACGCAACATGTGGAAGCCCACCCAACAACCCAACCTGTGGCTCCACGGCGGCAATCTGCACCAATCCCGGCACTATTCGCTGTATCTGGCGTTGCAGCTCAAGGCTCGCTATGAGGGCCTGGCAACGCCGGTGTACGGACTGCAGGAGGTCCATCACCTGAGCTGA
- a CDS encoding HIT family protein: MSCVFCAIVAGVAPAIRIYEDDDYLGILDIRPFTRGHTLVIPKRHSVDLTDTPPASVAAMAGIGQRIARAARQSGLHADGNNIVINDGKAAFQSVFHIHLHVVPRRTGDKLSFAKGMVLRRDPDREESGRLLRAALAQLDESAQD, encoded by the coding sequence ATGTCTTGCGTGTTCTGCGCCATCGTCGCAGGCGTTGCCCCCGCCATCCGCATCTACGAGGACGACGATTACCTGGGCATCCTCGACATCAGGCCGTTCACCCGCGGACACACGCTGGTGATCCCGAAGCGACACAGCGTCGACCTGACGGACACGCCGCCGGCGAGCGTAGCCGCGATGGCCGGCATCGGGCAGCGCATCGCGCGTGCGGCCCGGCAATCCGGGCTGCACGCCGATGGCAACAACATCGTCATCAACGACGGCAAGGCCGCCTTTCAGAGCGTGTTCCACATCCATCTACACGTGGTGCCGCGCCGCACCGGCGACAAGTTGTCGTTCGCCAAGGGCATGGTGCTGCGCCGTGATCCGGACCGCGAGGAATCGGGACGCCTGTTACGTGCAGCGCTGGCGCAGCTCGACGAATCCGCGCAGGATTGA
- a CDS encoding LLM class flavin-dependent oxidoreductase — translation MRLSVLDLVPVRTDQSTADALTATAHLAQTADRLGYTRYWLAEHHNMPAVAATSPPVLIAHLAAQTTQLRLGSGGVMLPNHAPLAVAEQFALLEAAYPGRIDLGIGRAPGSDPVTSLALRGAAGRDDRDIEAFPQYLDDVVALMGARGVRVPLPRDLMRENYVLKATPAAVSEPRMWLLGSSMYSAHLAAAKGLPYVFAHHFSGQGTAEALAVYRDEFQPSDLASEPVTFLTVNASVAETTEEATALLLPQLQMMGRLRTGQPLGALDLVEDAEATTLTPQAQAVVASGLARAVVGSPTEAAEQVRALAEEFDVDEVMINPVASARRGADPATATARDTTLELLAKELF, via the coding sequence ATGCGGCTTTCTGTCCTCGACCTCGTCCCGGTACGTACCGACCAGTCCACTGCCGATGCCCTGACGGCAACGGCTCACCTGGCGCAGACCGCTGACCGGCTCGGATACACCCGCTACTGGCTCGCCGAGCATCACAACATGCCCGCGGTGGCCGCCACCAGTCCGCCGGTGCTGATCGCGCATCTCGCCGCGCAGACGACGCAGCTGCGGCTGGGTTCGGGCGGGGTGATGCTGCCCAACCATGCGCCGCTGGCGGTGGCTGAGCAGTTCGCGCTGCTGGAGGCCGCCTACCCCGGCCGCATCGACCTCGGTATCGGCCGTGCCCCGGGTTCCGATCCGGTCACCTCGCTGGCCCTGCGCGGTGCCGCCGGGCGCGACGATCGCGATATCGAGGCGTTCCCGCAGTACCTCGACGATGTGGTTGCGCTGATGGGTGCCCGCGGCGTGCGGGTGCCGTTGCCCCGCGACCTGATGCGGGAGAACTACGTGCTCAAGGCGACGCCGGCCGCGGTCAGCGAACCGCGGATGTGGCTGCTCGGCTCGTCGATGTACTCGGCGCATCTGGCCGCGGCCAAGGGGTTGCCGTACGTGTTCGCCCATCATTTCTCCGGCCAGGGCACTGCCGAGGCGCTGGCCGTCTACCGCGACGAATTCCAGCCCAGCGACCTGGCGTCCGAGCCGGTGACCTTCCTGACCGTGAACGCCTCGGTGGCCGAGACCACCGAGGAGGCCACGGCGTTACTCCTGCCCCAGCTGCAGATGATGGGCCGGCTGCGCACCGGCCAGCCACTCGGCGCCCTCGACCTGGTCGAGGATGCCGAGGCGACCACTCTCACTCCGCAAGCACAGGCCGTCGTGGCGTCCGGGCTTGCGCGTGCCGTGGTTGGTTCGCCCACCGAAGCGGCCGAGCAGGTCCGGGCCCTGGCCGAAGAATTCGACGTCGACGAGGTCATGATCAACCCCGTGGCCTCGGCCCGCCGCGGCGCCGATCCGGCTACCGCGACGGCGCGCGACACCACCTTGGAACTGCTGGCCAAGGAACTGTTCTAG
- a CDS encoding AAA family ATPase produces MTETATCRACGTEPRAGARYCDACGAPVASTPGAEYKQVTVLFADVVRSMDIAATLGAERLREIMSDLFNHSAAVVRRYGGTVDKFTGDGIMAIFGAPVALEDHAFRSCLAALEIQQQTAGLAVQVKARDGLDLQLRIGLSSGQVITGEVGTDAMSYTAIGEHVGMAQRMESVAPPGGVMLTESTAHLVEDTMMLGEPEMVQVKGADHPIRARRLLELNSAHNLLNVGESSLVGRGWELSAVEGILERSIQGHGSIVLLAGGPGIGKSRLVSELAAKAAARGVPVHSTFCESHTSEIPFHAIAGLLRAGFGVADLDREAAREKVRDQVPDDTAESLDLLDDLLGIADPDVILPAIDPDARRRRLTTLVNAASLARSTPTVYVVEDAHWIDGVSESMLSDFLSVTPQTPSLVVITYRPEYHGALSHVHGAQTIVLAPLNDSETSTLITELLGTGDGVADLTGTIAGRAAGNPFFALEIVRDLAERGLLRGERGAYVLSDGQGRVTVPATLQATIAARIDRLDPAAKRTLSAAAVIGSRFSAGLLACLDTEPVFEDLIEAELIDQVQYTPHAEYAFHHPMVRTVAYESQLKSDRAELHRRLADTIAERELELADENAALIAEHLEAAGDLHAAYTWHMRSGAWTNTRDTAAAQVCWERARQIADLLPTDDPDRPAMRIAPRTLVCGNGFRSNVKVSGARFEELQELCEAAGDKASLAIGMAGLTGELMLQGRVRDASRQVSEHMTLIESIGDPALTVGLSATPISLKIESGEMGEVLRWSQMAIDLADGDTTKGNFIIGSPLAAAFAARSIAKWSLGLEGWRADLDHALALARNTDRFTHALVITWTYFTTVSCGILLASDDALRDIDGALQITEGAGDDIALGLARVTMGYALLNRDLPADRERGLSILGQVRQMCVSGRFYMSELIGIDVYTARERAKRGDRAGAIRVLREAIDDLIHSGQLPYNILATGILAETLLDRGAQGDVAEAEAAITRLAATPAEDGLVIRDITLLRTNALIARAKGDDASYREFRERYRDLATRLGFEGHMALAAAMA; encoded by the coding sequence ATGACGGAAACTGCGACGTGCCGCGCGTGCGGCACCGAGCCGCGGGCAGGCGCCCGATACTGCGACGCGTGCGGCGCGCCCGTCGCATCGACTCCGGGCGCCGAATACAAGCAGGTCACCGTGTTGTTCGCCGATGTCGTGCGGTCCATGGACATCGCAGCGACCCTGGGCGCCGAACGGCTCCGCGAGATCATGAGCGATCTGTTCAACCACTCCGCGGCCGTGGTGCGCCGATACGGCGGCACCGTCGACAAATTCACGGGTGACGGCATCATGGCCATCTTCGGGGCACCGGTTGCATTGGAAGACCACGCTTTTCGCTCCTGCCTGGCTGCGCTCGAGATCCAGCAGCAGACCGCCGGTCTGGCGGTGCAGGTAAAGGCCCGCGACGGCCTGGACCTGCAGTTGCGGATCGGCTTGAGTTCGGGTCAGGTCATCACCGGCGAAGTCGGCACCGACGCGATGAGCTATACCGCGATCGGTGAGCACGTGGGCATGGCGCAACGGATGGAATCGGTCGCCCCGCCCGGCGGGGTGATGCTCACCGAGTCGACCGCGCACCTGGTCGAGGACACCATGATGCTGGGTGAGCCTGAGATGGTGCAGGTCAAGGGTGCCGATCACCCGATCCGGGCGCGCCGGCTTCTGGAGCTCAACTCCGCACACAACCTGCTCAATGTCGGCGAATCGTCCCTGGTCGGCCGAGGCTGGGAACTGTCCGCCGTCGAGGGCATCCTGGAGCGCTCCATCCAAGGGCACGGCAGCATCGTCCTGCTGGCGGGCGGGCCCGGCATCGGCAAGAGCCGACTGGTCAGCGAACTCGCAGCCAAGGCGGCTGCGCGAGGTGTGCCGGTGCACTCCACATTCTGCGAGTCCCACACCAGCGAAATCCCATTTCATGCCATCGCCGGTCTGCTGCGGGCGGGATTCGGCGTAGCAGACCTGGACCGAGAGGCGGCTCGCGAGAAGGTCCGCGACCAGGTTCCCGACGACACCGCGGAGAGCTTAGACCTGCTCGACGACCTACTCGGTATCGCCGACCCTGACGTGATTCTGCCGGCCATCGATCCCGACGCTCGGCGCCGCCGGCTCACCACCCTGGTCAATGCGGCATCGCTGGCGCGGAGCACACCGACGGTCTACGTCGTCGAGGATGCCCACTGGATCGACGGCGTCAGCGAGTCGATGTTGTCGGACTTCCTGTCGGTGACACCGCAGACTCCTTCCCTGGTCGTGATCACCTACCGACCCGAATACCACGGCGCCTTGAGTCACGTTCACGGTGCTCAGACGATAGTGCTTGCGCCACTGAATGATTCGGAGACCTCAACCCTGATCACCGAGCTGCTGGGGACCGGTGACGGGGTTGCCGACCTGACCGGCACCATCGCCGGCCGGGCCGCCGGGAACCCGTTCTTCGCCCTCGAAATCGTGCGCGACCTGGCCGAACGCGGCCTACTCCGGGGCGAACGCGGCGCCTACGTGCTGTCCGACGGGCAGGGCCGGGTCACTGTGCCGGCCACGCTGCAGGCCACCATCGCTGCCCGGATCGACCGGCTGGATCCGGCCGCCAAGCGGACGCTGAGCGCCGCCGCGGTGATCGGGTCCCGGTTCAGTGCGGGTTTGTTGGCCTGCCTGGATACCGAGCCGGTATTCGAGGATCTGATCGAAGCGGAGCTGATCGATCAGGTGCAGTACACGCCGCACGCGGAGTACGCATTCCATCACCCGATGGTGCGGACCGTCGCTTACGAGTCACAGCTCAAGTCCGATCGCGCTGAACTGCATCGGCGCCTGGCCGACACCATTGCAGAGCGCGAACTCGAACTGGCCGACGAGAACGCTGCGCTGATCGCCGAACACCTGGAAGCCGCCGGCGACCTGCATGCTGCATACACCTGGCACATGCGCTCCGGAGCATGGACGAACACCCGGGATACCGCCGCAGCCCAGGTGTGCTGGGAGCGTGCCCGTCAGATCGCCGACTTGTTGCCCACTGACGACCCCGACCGACCGGCGATGCGGATAGCTCCGCGCACCCTGGTGTGCGGCAATGGTTTCCGCAGCAATGTGAAAGTTTCCGGCGCCCGGTTCGAGGAACTGCAGGAGCTGTGCGAGGCCGCCGGGGACAAAGCCTCACTGGCCATCGGCATGGCCGGGCTTACCGGCGAACTGATGCTGCAGGGGCGGGTGCGTGACGCGTCGCGGCAGGTTTCCGAGCACATGACGCTGATCGAGTCCATCGGCGATCCCGCACTCACCGTCGGTTTGTCGGCCACCCCGATCTCGCTCAAGATCGAGAGCGGCGAGATGGGCGAGGTGCTGCGCTGGTCGCAGATGGCGATCGATCTGGCCGACGGCGACACCACCAAGGGCAACTTCATCATCGGCTCGCCGCTGGCGGCGGCCTTCGCAGCGCGCAGCATTGCCAAATGGTCCCTAGGCCTTGAGGGTTGGCGCGCTGACCTCGATCATGCACTCGCCCTGGCACGCAACACCGACAGGTTCACGCACGCACTCGTCATCACCTGGACGTACTTCACCACGGTCTCCTGCGGAATCCTGCTCGCCAGTGATGATGCGCTGCGCGACATCGACGGGGCGCTGCAGATCACTGAAGGGGCCGGCGACGACATCGCGCTCGGCCTGGCCCGAGTCACCATGGGATACGCCTTGCTGAACCGAGATTTACCGGCGGACCGCGAGCGTGGGCTGTCCATCCTCGGTCAAGTTCGGCAGATGTGCGTGAGTGGACGGTTCTACATGTCCGAGCTGATCGGCATCGATGTGTACACCGCGCGCGAACGGGCCAAGCGCGGCGACCGGGCCGGGGCCATCCGGGTGCTGCGCGAAGCGATCGACGACCTGATTCACAGCGGACAGCTTCCGTACAACATCTTGGCGACCGGAATCCTCGCGGAGACCCTGCTGGACCGCGGCGCGCAGGGCGATGTGGCCGAGGCCGAGGCGGCGATCACCAGACTGGCGGCGACCCCAGCCGAGGACGGCCTGGTCATTCGCGACATCACACTGTTGCGGACGAATGCGCTCATCGCGCGCGCCAAGGGTGACGACGCGAGCTACCGCGAATTCCGGGAACGGTATCGGGATCTGGCCACCCGACTCGGCTTCGAGGGGCATATGGCCTTGGCCGCGGCCATGGCCTGA
- a CDS encoding nitroreductase family deazaflavin-dependent oxidoreductase gives MPWWERYIGLPMLLLHDKIYKATNGRIGHTIPGGPSTLILHTVGAKTGQHRANSLAYAKDGADYLVVASKGGEPTSPGWYHNLKAKPQVEINVGPKRLGVTAKPVLPGDPDYLRLWEIVNDMKGNKDRYKGYQKRTSRPIPVVVLAPEN, from the coding sequence ATGCCCTGGTGGGAGCGCTACATCGGCCTCCCGATGCTGTTGTTGCACGACAAGATCTACAAGGCCACCAACGGCCGGATCGGGCACACGATCCCCGGTGGCCCGTCGACACTGATCCTGCATACCGTCGGCGCCAAAACCGGTCAGCATCGCGCGAATTCGCTGGCCTATGCGAAGGACGGCGCCGACTACCTCGTGGTGGCGTCAAAAGGTGGCGAGCCCACGTCTCCCGGCTGGTACCACAACCTGAAAGCAAAACCGCAGGTCGAGATCAACGTCGGCCCCAAGCGACTGGGCGTGACGGCCAAGCCGGTACTGCCGGGCGATCCCGACTACCTGCGGCTGTGGGAGATCGTGAACGACATGAAGGGCAACAAGGATCGCTACAAGGGGTACCAAAAGCGGACATCACGTCCGATTCCCGTGGTCGTGCTGGCGCCTGAGAACTGA
- a CDS encoding glyoxalase/bleomycin resistance/extradiol dioxygenase family protein, translating to MSVTPIPEGYTSLTPFICVDGAAEAITFYQNVFGATVIERMDGTDGTVSHAELDFGNGRLQLGDPQEAFQIAAPRPGGPATYSIGLYCPDVDDVVARAEKAGATIRESPQTFVTGDRFASVLDPFGLRWTVMTRVENFTPAERERRVAEWAATAGG from the coding sequence ATGAGTGTCACACCGATTCCAGAGGGCTACACCAGCCTGACTCCGTTCATCTGCGTCGACGGCGCTGCCGAGGCCATCACCTTCTACCAGAATGTGTTCGGCGCCACGGTCATCGAGCGGATGGACGGCACTGACGGCACCGTCTCGCACGCCGAGCTGGATTTCGGCAACGGTCGGCTGCAACTCGGCGATCCGCAGGAAGCGTTTCAGATCGCCGCTCCCCGGCCAGGCGGCCCGGCAACGTATTCGATTGGGCTGTACTGCCCCGACGTCGACGACGTGGTGGCCCGCGCGGAGAAAGCCGGGGCGACCATTCGCGAGTCCCCACAGACCTTTGTCACCGGCGACCGGTTCGCGTCCGTCCTCGACCCGTTCGGTCTGCGCTGGACCGTGATGACCCGCGTCGAGAACTTCACGCCGGCCGAACGTGAACGCCGCGTCGCTGAATGGGCCGCCACCGCCGGCGGCTAA
- a CDS encoding DNA-deoxyinosine glycosylase encodes MTELLHGLDPIVGAAPRVLILGNMPSVMSLTSGQYYGNPRNAFWRITGSLFGFGADEPYAQRVAVLCAHRVAVWDVLRSCRREGSLDSAVERDSMVPNDFAAFFAFHPTLERLVFNGAAAEANYRRLVGTPSLPSVRAPSTSPAQTMRYEDKLEAWREALDA; translated from the coding sequence GTGACCGAGCTGCTGCACGGGCTGGACCCCATCGTCGGCGCGGCGCCCCGGGTGCTGATCCTGGGCAACATGCCGAGCGTGATGTCGCTGACCTCGGGTCAGTACTACGGTAATCCGCGCAACGCGTTCTGGCGGATCACCGGGTCGCTTTTCGGATTCGGCGCCGATGAGCCCTATGCGCAGCGGGTGGCTGTACTGTGCGCGCACCGCGTCGCGGTATGGGACGTGCTCCGATCCTGCCGACGGGAGGGCAGCCTGGACTCCGCCGTCGAGCGGGACAGCATGGTGCCCAATGACTTTGCGGCTTTCTTCGCCTTTCATCCCACGCTCGAGCGGTTGGTGTTCAACGGGGCCGCCGCCGAGGCGAACTACCGGCGTCTGGTCGGCACTCCCTCATTGCCCAGTGTGCGGGCCCCCTCGACCAGCCCCGCGCAGACCATGCGCTACGAGGACAAACTGGAGGCCTGGCGGGAGGCGCTGGACGCTTAG
- a CDS encoding helix-turn-helix domain-containing protein, which yields MRGVVGRAGSASAFDLHRWAPSGEDASFIEHYWSVTWDRRETGPFESTVITFPAVHLTREWGDDVVRHGHRLPSTLLHGVVPEVFRITISGRGGVVGARFRPGGFVARFGGDAAALTGRVVQVDDELLGAPVLDDPTYRSLCPLIDRMRDDATLHRVEQVMALSPWSTRTTQRVFRRYVGVTVKWVLCRYRLQQAALEIETVPGVDFADLAVRLGWYDQAHFINDFRSMLGSTPGEYAVQNAHIEAAEQ from the coding sequence ATGCGCGGCGTGGTGGGCCGTGCAGGCAGCGCTTCGGCATTCGACCTCCACCGGTGGGCGCCGTCAGGGGAGGACGCGAGCTTCATCGAGCACTACTGGTCGGTGACCTGGGACCGGCGCGAGACAGGTCCATTCGAGAGCACAGTGATCACCTTCCCTGCCGTGCATCTCACCCGTGAGTGGGGCGATGATGTTGTGCGCCATGGCCATCGATTGCCGAGCACGTTGCTGCACGGGGTGGTGCCCGAGGTTTTCCGCATCACGATCAGCGGCCGGGGCGGTGTGGTGGGGGCTCGATTTCGGCCGGGCGGCTTCGTGGCCCGTTTTGGCGGGGACGCTGCCGCGCTGACCGGCCGCGTGGTGCAGGTGGACGACGAGCTGTTGGGCGCACCGGTTCTGGACGACCCGACCTACCGCTCGCTCTGCCCGTTGATCGACCGGATGCGTGACGACGCGACACTACATCGGGTGGAGCAGGTCATGGCGCTCTCACCGTGGAGTACCCGCACGACGCAACGGGTGTTCCGACGCTATGTCGGGGTGACGGTCAAGTGGGTGCTGTGCCGATATCGGCTGCAGCAGGCGGCCCTGGAGATCGAGACCGTGCCCGGCGTCGATTTCGCCGATCTTGCAGTGCGACTCGGCTGGTATGACCAGGCCCATTTCATCAACGACTTCCGGTCCATGCTGGGCAGCACACCGGGGGAGTACGCCGTTCAGAACGCACATATCGAGGCTGCCGAACAGTAG
- a CDS encoding HNH endonuclease signature motif containing protein, translating into MFDTDSDVDLIDKISAGARAESAAIAGRLAAIGALDSLREQELAESIFWRTDPFEEVAAEISAALRISRNRAGTQVHHARVLRDKLPMVAARFAAGDIDYRVVRTLIARTGIVDPAVWAGLDAELAARAHRWMRFSDRQLRDRVDQWIAKLDPNGVRVPPEVDEERFVQVEPSSPGMASIWANVHAEDGVALSQRLDAVANTVCVNDPRTLEQRRADAVGPLARLESQLPCRCRRDDCPAAQMRAAADAAMVHVLANESTLDGSSDDPGYLPGHGILPAESVRNLAATARRKPVVVPTEPTEPTDPAGATTPGKSTSNGATEPTQPREPAKPGEPSGAAEPGQPSEPSEPGESVDAADGSEPQYRPSVALSEFIRWRDLTCRFPGCDAPVARCDIDHTAPWPAGPTHPSNTKLFCRAHHLVKTFCPGWSDRQLPDGTIEFTAPTGHTYVTEPHGAGMFPTLATPTGDLNLPEPQAPHPDRGAKMPTRRQTREQDRQDRIAEERRLRAELNNDLDVEYQYQIWLAEEYGPPPPF; encoded by the coding sequence ATGTTCGACACTGATTCCGATGTGGACCTGATCGACAAGATCAGTGCCGGGGCGCGGGCGGAATCGGCGGCGATCGCAGGCCGCCTGGCCGCGATCGGCGCGCTGGACAGTCTGCGCGAACAGGAGTTGGCCGAGTCGATTTTCTGGCGGACCGATCCGTTCGAGGAAGTGGCCGCCGAAATCTCGGCTGCCCTGCGGATCAGCCGAAACCGGGCCGGCACCCAGGTTCATCACGCCCGGGTGTTGCGGGACAAACTGCCGATGGTGGCGGCGCGGTTCGCGGCCGGGGACATCGATTACCGGGTGGTGCGCACCCTGATCGCCCGCACCGGCATCGTCGATCCCGCGGTCTGGGCCGGGTTGGATGCCGAACTGGCCGCCCGCGCACACCGCTGGATGCGGTTCTCAGACCGACAGTTGCGAGACCGGGTGGATCAGTGGATCGCCAAACTCGACCCGAACGGGGTGCGGGTACCCCCGGAGGTGGACGAGGAACGGTTCGTTCAGGTCGAACCGAGCAGCCCCGGTATGGCTTCGATCTGGGCCAACGTTCACGCTGAGGACGGGGTGGCCCTGAGCCAACGATTGGACGCGGTGGCCAACACGGTGTGTGTCAACGATCCGCGGACCCTCGAGCAGCGCCGCGCCGATGCGGTGGGACCACTGGCCCGGCTGGAATCCCAGCTGCCGTGCCGGTGTCGTCGCGACGATTGCCCGGCCGCCCAGATGCGGGCGGCCGCTGATGCCGCGATGGTCCATGTGCTGGCCAACGAGTCCACCCTGGACGGCAGCTCGGATGATCCGGGATACCTGCCCGGCCATGGAATCCTGCCCGCCGAGTCGGTGCGCAACCTGGCCGCCACCGCCAGACGCAAGCCGGTGGTGGTGCCCACCGAACCCACCGAACCCACCGATCCGGCCGGGGCGACCACACCCGGCAAGTCCACTTCCAACGGAGCCACCGAACCGACTCAGCCCCGTGAACCGGCCAAACCCGGTGAGCCGAGCGGGGCAGCCGAGCCGGGCCAGCCGAGCGAACCGAGCGAACCAGGCGAGTCGGTTGATGCGGCTGATGGATCTGAGCCCCAGTACCGGCCCTCGGTGGCGCTCTCGGAGTTCATCCGCTGGCGCGACCTGACCTGTCGCTTCCCCGGTTGTGACGCCCCGGTGGCACGCTGCGATATCGACCACACCGCACCCTGGCCCGCGGGCCCCACACATCCGTCGAACACCAAACTATTTTGCCGTGCACATCACTTGGTCAAAACGTTCTGCCCCGGCTGGAGCGATCGCCAATTACCCGACGGCACCATTGAATTCACCGCACCCACCGGACACACCTATGTCACCGAACCGCACGGGGCCGGAATGTTCCCCACCCTGGCCACCCCGACCGGGGACCTGAACCTCCCCGAACCGCAAGCCCCGCACCCTGATCGGGGCGCCAAGATGCCGACCCGCCGCCAAACCCGCGAACAAGACCGCCAAGACCGCATCGCCGAAGAACGACGGCTGCGCGCCGAACTCAACAACGACCTCGACGTCGAATACCAATACCAAATCTGGCTCGCCGAAGAATACGGACCACCCCCACCCTTCTGA